The nucleotide window TCCGTTTTGATTTTTAAACTTGCCTTTACTTTTGCGAATACGACAAGCTACTACCTTATATTCCGGACACATGGCTTCGCTATCAGAAATATTCGATGTAATCTTATTTAACATCACTTCCGGAAAATGAAATGTAGAACTTAAAATTCCGGGTAAAACATCATCCGTAATTTTTGCTTTGATATCCACTTTACCTCTTGGACTTTCTACACAAACCATATCTCCATCTGCAATTAAATTTAATTCTGCATCTTCCGGATTAATTAATAATACATCTTCTGAAAGTATCAAAGCATTGTTGGTACGCCGAGTCATTGTTCCTGCATTGTAATGTTCCAACTCACGATTTGTAGTGATAATATATGGATAATCTTTACTGTGTTCAACTAACTCTGCACTTTCTTGCCAGGCAGTAAAATAAAATTTTCCTTTCCCTCTTTGAAATTCATTGATATGCAAAATATCCGTATCTGTTCCATCGGGTTTCACCGGCCATTGTTTTCCATTATCACCTAATTCACTCCACTTAACACCGGCAAAGAAGGGTACTATTTTCGAGATTTCATCCAACACAATTGCAGGATCATAATCCGGCATTTCAAATCCCATGTGGTTCATTATATCCGTCATAATTAGGCCATCGGATTTTGTTCCGGGATATGGTTTTACTGCAGCATTCACTCTTTGAATTCTGCGTTCGCCATTTGTAAATGTGCCGCTCTTTTCTAAGAATGTAGAAGCAGGTAAAATCACATCTGCAAACTTGCAGGTTTCAGTCATAAATATTTCCTGAATCACTAAAAAATCTAAATGTTCTAATGCTTTTACTACATGATGAGTATTGGGATCTGTTTGTGCAATATCTTCTCCCATCAACCATAATGCTTTTAAATTACCATCAATGGATGCATCAAACATTTCAGGAATTTTTAATCCTTTACCTAATGGAATTTCTCTACCATAATGCAATTGAAATTTAGTATTTATTTCCGCATCATACGCATCTAAATATCCGGCACCCTGATGAGGTTGACAACCCATGTCGGCTGCACCTTGCACATTATTTTGTCCTCGCAATGGATTTACTCCCACACCCTTTCTACCAATATTACCGGTAATCATCGCAAGGTCTGCAATTAATATTACTGAAGCAGTTCCTTGTGAATGTTCTGTTACTCCCAATCCATGAAAACTCATTGCATTGGGTGAAGTGGCATAAGCATGTGCTGCTTTGCGAACGAGGTTGCGATCAACACCAGTAATTTTTTCATGTTCTTCCATATCCAATCGCAAAATTTCTTTCTTCATTTCATCATAACCTTCTGTGCGTGATTCAATGAAAGATTTATCTTCTATGCCATCTTTAATAATGTAATACAACATCATATTCAGCAACGCCACATTTGTTCCGGGTCGCAATTGCAAATGATAATCCGCATATCTTGCAAGTTCAATTCTGCGAGGATCAATTACGATTGTAGTTCCACCCTTCATTGCAAACTGTTTCATTTTTGCTCCTGTAACCGGATGTCCATCAGTTGGGTTTGCACCGATTATCATTATGCAATCTGTTTCTTTTAAATCCACAATGGAATTTGTTGCCGCACCTGTACCAAAAGTATATTGCATTCCAAGGGCAGTTGGTGAGTGACATACTCTTGCACAACAATCAATATTATTTGTTCCGATTACTGTGCGAAGAAATTTTTGCATCAGATAATTTTCTTCATTCGTACATCTTGCTGAAGAAATTCCGGCAATGGAATCAGGACCGTAAGCAGATTTTATTTCGGTTAATTTATCAGCAATAAAAGTGTAAGCTTCATCCCAAGATGCTTCCACTAATTCTCCATTTTTACGAATTAATGGTGACGTTAATCTGTCGGGATGATTATAAAATGAAAATGCATAGCGACCTTTCAAACAAGTATGTCCGCCATTTACTTCTGCATCATAAGGTGCCTGAATACTTTTTACTTTTCCATCAAGCGTGGACACATCCAGATTACATCCCACACCACAATAAGTACAAACTGTTCTTGTAGTTTCTGTACCCACTAAAGATTTACTCTCGAATATATCGCCGATAGCACCAGTAGGACATGCTTGCGCACAAGCTCCACAACTCACACAATCACTTTCGAAAAATGAAACATCAGAGCCTTTAATCACTTTACTATCGAATGCACGGCCTGCCATACTCAATACCATTTCACCCTGCACTTCATCACATGCACGAATACAGCGATAGCAATTAATACATGTACTTAAATTACTTCTCATATAAGGATGTGATAAATCCGTTTCATAATGGAAATGATTTTTTCCTTCGGGATAACGTATCTCACTTATTCCAACTTGCGCTGCAACATCCTGCAATTCACAATTATTATTTGCAACACAATTAATGCAATCCAATGGATGA belongs to Bacteroidota bacterium and includes:
- the fdhF gene encoding formate dehydrogenase subunit alpha, with the translated sequence MNVSYIDGQPFEFVKGETILSFIRRNQGRELVPTLCDAPNLEPFGSCRVCSVEVALKEDGPVKTQASCHTPLIPGSYIHTSTESVKRLRKNIVELVLTDHPLDCINCVANNNCELQDVAAQVGISEIRYPEGKNHFHYETDLSHPYMRSNLSTCINCYRCIRACDEVQGEMVLSMAGRAFDSKVIKGSDVSFFESDCVSCGACAQACPTGAIGDIFESKSLVGTETTRTVCTYCGVGCNLDVSTLDGKVKSIQAPYDAEVNGGHTCLKGRYAFSFYNHPDRLTSPLIRKNGELVEASWDEAYTFIADKLTEIKSAYGPDSIAGISSARCTNEENYLMQKFLRTVIGTNNIDCCARVCHSPTALGMQYTFGTGAATNSIVDLKETDCIMIIGANPTDGHPVTGAKMKQFAMKGGTTIVIDPRRIELARYADYHLQLRPGTNVALLNMMLYYIIKDGIEDKSFIESRTEGYDEMKKEILRLDMEEHEKITGVDRNLVRKAAHAYATSPNAMSFHGLGVTEHSQGTASVILIADLAMITGNIGRKGVGVNPLRGQNNVQGAADMGCQPHQGAGYLDAYDAEINTKFQLHYGREIPLGKGLKIPEMFDASIDGNLKALWLMGEDIAQTDPNTHHVVKALEHLDFLVIQEIFMTETCKFADVILPASTFLEKSGTFTNGERRIQRVNAAVKPYPGTKSDGLIMTDIMNHMGFEMPDYDPAIVLDEISKIVPFFAGVKWSELGDNGKQWPVKPDGTDTDILHINEFQRGKGKFYFTAWQESAELVEHSKDYPYIITTNRELEHYNAGTMTRRTNNALILSEDVLLINPEDAELNLIADGDMVCVESPRGKVDIKAKITDDVLPGILSSTFHFPEVMLNKITSNISDSEAMCPEYKVVACRIRKSKGKFKNQNGVGVA